The following is a genomic window from Hyalangium gracile.
GACGGCCCGGGCACCGCCTGGGCGAGCAGCGTTCAAGCCGGAGCCCGCGTCCAGGTCTTCGGGCCCCGAGGCTCGCTCGTCGTGGGCGAGCGGACGCCTGGGGTCATCTTCGGGGATGAGACGAGCGTGGGCCTCGTACGGGCCCACGGCTCGAACGGTGCCTCGGTGCTCGAAGTGACGGATGCCCGAGCCGTGCGCGAGGTGCTCGACGGCCTGGGCTGTCGCGCAACGACGCTGGTGGAGCGCGCGCCTCAGGACGGTCACCTCGGAGAACTCGTCAGCGCCTTGGAAGGGGCGGTGCGCACGGCTCCGCACCAGCGCCTCGTGCTCTCTGGCCGCGCGGCCGCCATCCAAGAGGTCCGGAAGGGACTCAAGGCCCGGGGCGTCTCCCTCTCCGAGGCGAAGACCAAGGCGTACTGGGCGCCGGGAAAGGTCGGCCTCGACTGAGGCATCCCCGGGCCTGCTCGAGAAGGCAGGCCGGGTTACTCCGGCGCCTGGCCTTGCCGCTTGCCCTTACCCTTGCCCGACTCGCCGGCACTGCCTTTGCCCTTGCCTTTGCCCTTGCTCGACTCTTCGGAGCTCTTCTTCTCTGGTGGAGGGGGCGGCTGCTGTTCCTGCCTGTTCCCGCTGGGCCCGCCTGCGCTGGGTGGGGGCTTGCCAGAGGGCTGAACCCCCTGGGCCAGGGCGCTCGACGCGGGCAGTGCGATCAGCGCGGCGACGGAGAGCACTGCAAGGCGCCTCATGAACCTGCGAGGTGAGGGGGCTGCCTGCGCGAGGATGCGTTCACTCTTGTGAGTCATGGAGCGTCTCCAGGTCCATCGGGGTCCGGGCTCCAAGTCTATCAGCAAGGCTTTGCTACGCGTTGCTCCTGCAACCCGCTGGCAAGGCGCGGATGACGGCACCCATGGCGCCGAGCCCTGGCGTGTCTCGCTGTAACCCCCGTCCGCCTCGGCAACCCACCTGCTGAACCCCGGTCAGTGAACGGCCGGCGCGGTTACCATGGGATGCCGGCGCATCACCTGGAACTGCGAGGGGCTGAATCCCCTGGCGGTGCTCATGAGCGGGTTGAAGTGCATGGCATTGTCCTTGCCCGTGTCACTCAGCGCGTCCTCGGTGCCGTCCTGCTCGATGGAATGGTAGAGGCCGAGGAAGTGCCCCAACTCATGTGCCAGCAGGCGTGCCACCGTGGTGGCGGGCCAGTTGAACCGGGACCCCCGCGGGTCACAATGAGTCCCCGCCAGGAAGATGCCGTCAGCGCTCTCCGCCGTGTTGAAGCCTCCTGGAATGTGGGTGACCCGGCCCAGCGGCCGGTGCCTCACGTGAAACAGGGGCTCCTTCTCGAGCAGGCAGCCCGCGAAGATGACTGGCACCTCGAGGGCATCCGGTGAGCCTCCAGCCGGGTGGGTGCGAGACATCTCGAGGATGCGCATCAGCGAGTGCATCTTCCCCGGTGAGAACGACAAGGGCTCCAGCCCCACTTCGGCGAGATGAAGGGTCCGTGAGACTTCGACCCGCAGCCGTCCTGGGCTGAGCTCCTCATTCATGAGCCGCAAGGCCTGCTCCAGTGTCTCGCGCGCTTCCTCACTGTCGAAGAGAACAGAGCCTGGCGTGAGGACCAGCGCCAGTCGTACCACACGCTGGCCGTGCGCTCCGACGGCACGCTCTGGAGCTGGGGCCGCAACACCGAGGGTCAGCTCGGGGTGGCGTTCGTGCGCGCCAGCCCGGTCTTCATCCCGCTCCCCTGATGCCGTGACGGACGGGAGTTGCTTATCCACGAGCCAGCGCCTCCCGTCCGTTCTCCGGAGCAGCACTCGAGGCCCATGCATTCCTCGCGCGTGTACGTGTCGACGCGCCGCGGCGAGCGGCCCCGCGCCACGGCCAGGTAGCGGGGCCCGTCCGGAGACGCAGGAGGCGAGGTCCGCGCTCGGGCTCGAGCCTCCGTGCACCCCTGTGTGCGCCCACCCGCGACCGCCCGTGAAGGTCCTGTCGCTGTAGCCCCTGGGCCCTGGCTCGTGGGTCATGGACGTGCTGGCGGATCACTCCTATCGTGCCGCGTCATGAGAAACCCAGGGCGCCTCCTGTCGCTCGTCACGGGGCTGCTGCTCGCCTCACTCGTGGGCTGCGCCGACTTCGAACAGGAAGGCATCGACTTCTGTCTGCGCCATCCCGAGCGCTGCGATCCGGATGGAGGGTTCCAGCCGCTTCCGGACGGTGGCAACCCGGACTCGGGCGTGACGGACAACACCGCGCCGTCGGTCACCCAGGCCACCCAGTCGGCCACCGTCGTGCTGGGCGGGGAGACTGTCTCCTTCAGCGTCACGGCCCAGGACGTGGAGACCCGCCAGCTGCGCTTCACCTGGTCCGCCTCCGCGGGCACCCTGGGGAACGCGACGAGCACGGACACCACCAGTGAGAACCAGTGGGTGGCCCCGCTGTGCATGCCGGCCGGCACGCCTGCCGTCATCACCGTGAGCGTCGCCGACGAGCAGGGGAGCACCGCCAGCGGATCCTTCACCGTGACTGTCAACACCTGCCCCGCTCCGTCGGTGGCCGCCGGAGACGCCTGCTCGCTGACCCTCCGCGCCGACGGCACCCTCTGGGGTTGGGGAGACAACGCCTACCGCCAGCTGGGCACTGGAACCTCCAACAACATCTCCGCTGTCCCCGTCCGGTTGCCGGGGCCGACCGCCCTCGTGGCTGTCTCGGCCGGCGCCGATCATGTGCTGGGCCTGCGGTCGGATGGGACGGTGTGGGGCTGGGGAGGGAACTTCTTCGGCCAGCTGGGGGACGGCACGACCAGCTCTCGCGCGGCTCCCGCCCAGGTCCAGGGGTTGGCCAACATCACCGCCATCGCGGCGACCGACTCCTCCTCCCTGGCCCGGCGCAATGATGGCACCGTCTGGGCCTGGGGAGCCAACAGCGTCGGCCAGCTCGGCGATGGTACGACCCAGGAGCGCCATACCCCGGTGCAGGTCTCCGGGCTCACCAACGTCACGGCCATTGCCATCGCGGGCGAGGGGGCCAGCAGCCGCAGCAGCAATCATGCGCTGGCCTTGCGCGAGGACGGCACCGTCTGGGCCTGGGGAGACAACACCTCCGGCCAGACCGGCGATGGCACCACCACGCGGCGGCTCGTTCCCGTCCAGGTCTCCTCATTGACGGACGTCATCGCCATTGCCGCCGGGAGCAGCCACTCGCTGGCCGTTCGCCGCGATGGCACCGTGTGGGCCTGGGGAGACAACGTCGCAGGCCAGCTCGGCGATGGCACCACCACGCGGCGCCTCGCGCCGGTTCAGGTCTCCTCGCTCACGGAGGTCGTCTCCGTCGCCGCCGGGGATGGGCACTCGCTGGCCATGCGCCGCGATGGCACGGTGTGGGGATGGGGCAACAACGCCGCCGGCCAGCTCGGGGATGGGGCTACCACCAACCGCTCCGTTCCCGTGCAGGTGCCAGGGCTGGCCAGTGTCATCTCCCTGGACGCGGGGAGGTTCCACTCGGTGGCGGTACGAGCCGACGGCGCCGTCTGGAGCTGGGGCGATACCGGCGCCGGCCAGCTTGGCATCGGAGTCTCCATCCAGGAAGTCACCCCGGTGCAGATACCAAGCTTGAGCAACATCGTCGGCGTCGTCGCGGGCACTTCCCACTCGATGGCCCTGAGGGGGGATGGCGCTGTCTGGGCCTGGGGAAGCAACTTCTCCGGCGTGCTGGGAGATGGGACGAGCATCGACCGCACCACTCCGGTGCAGGTCTCCGGGCTGGCCAATGCCATCGCCATCGGCCTTGGCAATGCCCACTCCCTGGCCGTGCGCAACAATGGTGCCGCCCTGTCCTGGGGGTACAACGCCTCCGGCCAGCTCGGGGATGGGACGAGCACCGCGCGCTCCACGCCGGGGCTGGTGTCCGGGCTGACGGGCATCACCAGCATCTCGGGAAACCTCTCGACGTCGCTCGCCGTGCGCAACGACGGCACCGCCTGGGCCTGGGGGTACAACGGCTCCGGCCAGCTCGGAGACGGGACGACCACCAACCGAGCGGCTCCCGTGCAGGTGACGGGCCTGAGCGGCGTTACCGCCGTCGCCGCGGGTGGCGCTCACTCCCTGGCCTTGCGGAGCGATGGCAGCGTCTGGGCCTGGGGGAGCAACGGCTCCGGTCAGCTCGGAGACGGCACGACGACCAACCGCTTCACGGCGGTGCAGGTCTCGGGGCTGACCAACATCACCGCGATCGCCGCGGGTAACTCCCACTCGCTGGCCCGGCGCGGCGATGGGACCGTCTGGGCCTGGGGGACCAATACCTCCGGCCAGCTGGGCAATGGCGCGACCGTTGACCGTCTCACCCCTGTGCAGGTGCTCAACCTGGCCAACGCCACCGCCGTGGCTGCCGGCAGCTCGATCTCGCTGGCCCTGCGCAACGATGGCACCGCCTGGGCCTGGGGGAACAACAGCTCCGGCCAGCTCGGAGATGGAACGACCAGCAACCGCACCTCTCCCGTGCAGGTGGTGGGGCTGACCAACCTCACCGCGATCTCCGTCGGGGATTCCCACTCGCTGGCTCGGCGCAACGACGGCACCGCCTGGGCCTGGGGGAACAACAGCTCCGGCAAGCTGGGGACGGGCACGGTGTTGAACCGCCTCTCGCCTGTGCAGACCCCGCTGCCTTGAGCGCCCACTGCGGCTGAGGCTGCCGGGACGCTGCCTCAGCCGCACGGCCTCGGCTGGAAGAGCAGGGCGGGGCGGGTGGGCGGAGTGAGAGGCCCGAGTTCGCTCCCAGGTCCGGTCTGCTCCCTGCCGGGCTCAGTCTGTCCGAACTGGTCTGCTTGTCATACCAGTTGGGAACCGGTCCGCTCACAGGGCGCCTCCCTGTCCAGGCCGCTCGGAGCAGGGAACCGAGGGCAGGAGCCAAAGCTCCTCCCGGCCTACATCGCGCGCGTGCGAGCCATCACGGCCTTCGGCGTCACACCGAGGACGCGGCGCATGCACCGCGCCATGTGGCTCTGGTGGGAGAAGCCTGCCTCGAGCGCCACCTGGCCGGCGGGCAGCTCGCCCCGCATCAGCAGCGACCTGGCCCGCTCCACGCGGCGCTGGATGACGTACTCATGGACGGGCAGCCCCGTGGAGCGCTTGAACAAGGTCTTCAGGTGCGAGGCGCTGATGTCGACCACGCCCGCCAGGCGGGCCAGCGACAGGTCCTCATCGAGGTGCTCCTCGATATATGTCGTGAGCCGCTGGAGCTGCGGCTTCGACAGCCCGTGATGAGGTCTGAGCGGCGCCGGATCGGTGGTCCGGTATCGCCTCCATCACGATCTGCCCTGGCAACGTGGTCTGGAGCTCGACGCCCAGCCCGAGCCGTGGGCGCGGCGGGATGACGGCCTGTTCCTGGGTCCTCATGCGCTCCTCCCTTGCCTCAACAAAAACCGTGGCGAGATTACCATCAGTAACTTACTAAGTGTAACCAGTTCGAGTCCACCCCTGTCGCATGTCCACGGCCGACGCCCCGCGTCGAGCCTCTAGGAGGAGTCCGTCCATCATGTCCGCGAACACGAAGAAGCCCGTTCTCATCATTGGAGGAGCCGGCCTGACCGGTTCCCAGGCCGCCAGGACGTTGCGCCGGCTCCAGCCGGAATTGCCCATCACGATTGGAGGGCGTGACATCGCCAAGGCCCAGTCCCTGGCCCGGGAATTGGGCGGCGCGGACTCGGTGAAGATCGACCTGGAACGGCCGGACCTGGGCCTGCCCGAAGGGATGGCCTTCAGCGCCGTGGTCGTCTTCGTGAAGGACGACACGCTCCATTCCATGAAGTACGCCCAGGCGAAGGGCATCCCCTACCTCAGCATCTCGACGGGCGCGTTCGAGCTCGGGCCCGAGGTGGCGCTCTACATCCACAAGCCCTCGAGCGCGCCGATCCTCATGGCCAGCCACTGGCTGGCGGGCACGGCCACGCTGCCGACCCTCTACTTCGCCCGTGAGTTTCAGCGCATCGAGGCGATCGAGATCGGGGCCGTGCTCGACGAGCAGGACATCGGAGGGCCGGCGGCGCAGGCCGACTTCGAGCGTCAGGCCAATGCCACGCCGAATGCCATGATTCTCGTGGACGGGAAGTGGCGCTGGGTCGGCCCGGAGGAGGCCGCGCGCACCTTCAAGGGGGTGGACGGGACCGAGATCCAGGCGCGGGCCTACTCGTTGTTCGATGGGCTGAGCCTGGCGGCCGCGACCGACGCCCGCTCGGTCCGGTGCGACTTCGCGTTGAGGCAGTCGGCGAACCACCGGCCCGGTGAGCCCTTCTCGACGGAGTTCATCATCGAGATCGTCGGTCAGCTGCGGGATGGGAGGACGGCGCGCGTCCGTCACGAGCTCGTCCATCCGGGGGGCCAGGCGCCGATGACCGCGCTGGGAGTGGCGGTCGGCGTCGAGCGGCTGCTCGGCCTCGCGGGCGGCCCACCGGTGGCGCCGGGGCTCTATCTCCCCGAGAGCGTGATCGATCCCGCCTACATGGTGCAGCGCCTGAAGGAGTTCGGGGCGCAGTTCCGGCGCGTGTGAGCGGCGTCCCTAGCCGCCACCCCTCGTCCCACCCATTCAGAGGAGTCCATCCATCATGTCCACGAACATGAAGCAGAAACCCGTTCTCATCATCGGAGGCTCCGGCGTCGTCGGCAGCCGGGCCGCCCGAGCGCTTCGCTGGCTCCAGCCGAAGCTGCCCATCACGATCGGGGCACGCGATCAGCTCAAGGCCAACGCCCTCGCCAGGGAGCTGGGCGGAGCTGACGCGGTGAAGATCGATCTCGAGCGACAGGACCTGGGACTCCCCCCAGGCGCGGCCTACAGCGCGGTGGTCACGCTGCTGAAGGACGACTCGCTCCGCTCGATGAAGTACGCCCAGGCGCAGGGCGTGCCCTACATCTCCTTCTCGGACTTCGTGTTCGACATCGGGCCGGCGGTGGCGCACTACATCCACAAGCCCGCGAGCGCGCCCGTCCTCTTCCTGGGCCACTTCCTGGGGGGGACGGTCACGCTGGCGACGCTTCACTTCGCCAGGGAGTTCCGGAAGCTCCACTCCATCGAGATCAGCGCCGTCTTCGACGAGGAGGACGTGGGCGGGCCGGCGGCGCAGGGAGACATGGAGCGCGTCGCGAAGGGTGTGCCGAATCCCCTGATCCTCGAGGATGGGAAGTGGATCTGGGCTCACGGGGACGACGCGGTGCGCGGCTTCAAGGGAGTGGACGGAACGCAGTGGCAGGGCAGGGCCTACCCGCTGCTCGACGTCCCGAGCCTGGCGGCCGCGACCGACGCCAGGTCGATCCGGCTCGACTTCGCGCTGAGACCCGCGGCGAGTCGTCCTCGTGGCCAGGGCATCTCGCACGAGGTCATCATCGAGCTCACGGGTGAGAAGCAGGATGGGACGACGGGGCGGGTGCGCCATGAGCTCGTCGATGGGGACGCGCACTCGGGCCTCAGCGCTCGGGGAGTGGCCCTCGCCGTGGAGCGGCTGCTCGGCCTGGCGGGCGGGCCCCCCGTGGCTCCAGGGCTCTACAACCCCGAGGGGCTGCTCGACCCTGCCTATGTCATCGAGCGCCTGAGGGAGTCCGGCACCCGCATCCAGCGGGCGTGACGGGCGGTAGGGGGCCCAGGCTCCCCACCTGGCCCCCTCCGGTCGAGCCTGGCTCCGCCGTCGTGCCGCCCTTCGACGCCTCTGTTACCCTTGCTCACCAGTCCCCTGGTGAGGGTGAGGAGGAGCATCGTGACGTCGAAGCGGATGTCCAAGGAACAGCGGCGGAGCCAGCTCCTGGAGACCGCGTCCGAGATCATCCGAACCGAGGGGACGGACGCTCTGACGCTCGCCCGCGTCGCCGAGCGCGCCGGAGTGACCAAGCCGATCGCGTATGAGCACTTCGGCACGCGCTCGGGCCTGCTCATCGCGCTGTTCCAGGCCTATGACGATCGGCAGACCGAGGCGATGCGCGCCGCGCTGAAGAGCAGCGGCAGGTCGCTCGAGGAGGTCGCGTCCATCATCAGCTCGGCGTACGTCGACTGGGAGGTCGCGGCCGGGCCCGAGTATGGCGCGATTGCCGCGGCGCTCTCCGCCACGGAGGAGATGGAGGAGCATCTGCGCGCCTGCCGCGACACCTTCATCGCGGAGTGCCGGAAGGCGTTCGCGCCCTTCGTGAAGCTCCCACCCCAGCGCAACCACGCCGTCCTCATCGGCATCATCGGAGCCGCCGAGGCACTGTCTCGCGCCGCGGCCACCGGCCGCATCTCCCGAGCCGAGGCCGCCACCACGCTCTCGCGCCTGATGGTGGGCGCTCTCCGGGAGAACGCCGCAGCCCAGGCCACGGGCAGCGGCCGCTAGCCCCGCGACGGCGGCGCTCTTTCTCGTCCGAGGATGACTTCGCCATCCTCCACAAGTTCATGAGGTGAGCCGCTGACTCCAGATTGACCTTGGCCATGGGGCTGCTCTGGAGGGGTCATCCCGTACGCGCACCCACCGTCAACCCTCTTGGCCGGCTGGCAGCCGCCGCGCCTCGATCCCAGGGAGAGTCCGGTCCGCCGCGCAGCCGCGGCTCGGTCACCTGGAAGAAGCTCATCAGATGCTGCAGGCTCTCGGCCTGCGCCGCCATCTCCTCCGCCATGGCCGACAGCTCCTCGGCGGACGACGCGTTGCGCTGCGTCGCCAGGTTCAGGCTGAGCATGGCCTGGTTGATCTGGTGGACGCCCGACGACTGCTCGTTCGAGGCGGTGGCGACGCTCTTCACCAGCCTTGAGGTCTCTCCGATGGACAGGACGAGCACCCGGAGCTGCGCGCCCGAGCGCTCGGCGAGCTTCACGCTTCGAGCCGAGAGCTCGATGATCTGCTTCGCGGAGCCCTGGCTCCTCTCCGCCAGCTTGCGGACCTCGGAGGCGACGACCGCGAAGCCCCTCCCGTGGTCTCCCGCGCGCGCGGCCTCGATGGAGGCGTTG
Proteins encoded in this region:
- a CDS encoding Rossmann-fold NAD(P)-binding domain-containing protein; its protein translation is MSANTKKPVLIIGGAGLTGSQAARTLRRLQPELPITIGGRDIAKAQSLARELGGADSVKIDLERPDLGLPEGMAFSAVVVFVKDDTLHSMKYAQAKGIPYLSISTGAFELGPEVALYIHKPSSAPILMASHWLAGTATLPTLYFAREFQRIEAIEIGAVLDEQDIGGPAAQADFERQANATPNAMILVDGKWRWVGPEEAARTFKGVDGTEIQARAYSLFDGLSLAAATDARSVRCDFALRQSANHRPGEPFSTEFIIEIVGQLRDGRTARVRHELVHPGGQAPMTALGVAVGVERLLGLAGGPPVAPGLYLPESVIDPAYMVQRLKEFGAQFRRV
- a CDS encoding helix-turn-helix transcriptional regulator, which translates into the protein MVDISASHLKTLFKRSTGLPVHEYVIQRRVERARSLLMRGELPAGQVALEAGFSHQSHMARCMRRVLGVTPKAVMARTRAM
- a CDS encoding RCC1-like domain-containing protein, yielding MRNPGRLLSLVTGLLLASLVGCADFEQEGIDFCLRHPERCDPDGGFQPLPDGGNPDSGVTDNTAPSVTQATQSATVVLGGETVSFSVTAQDVETRQLRFTWSASAGTLGNATSTDTTSENQWVAPLCMPAGTPAVITVSVADEQGSTASGSFTVTVNTCPAPSVAAGDACSLTLRADGTLWGWGDNAYRQLGTGTSNNISAVPVRLPGPTALVAVSAGADHVLGLRSDGTVWGWGGNFFGQLGDGTTSSRAAPAQVQGLANITAIAATDSSSLARRNDGTVWAWGANSVGQLGDGTTQERHTPVQVSGLTNVTAIAIAGEGASSRSSNHALALREDGTVWAWGDNTSGQTGDGTTTRRLVPVQVSSLTDVIAIAAGSSHSLAVRRDGTVWAWGDNVAGQLGDGTTTRRLAPVQVSSLTEVVSVAAGDGHSLAMRRDGTVWGWGNNAAGQLGDGATTNRSVPVQVPGLASVISLDAGRFHSVAVRADGAVWSWGDTGAGQLGIGVSIQEVTPVQIPSLSNIVGVVAGTSHSMALRGDGAVWAWGSNFSGVLGDGTSIDRTTPVQVSGLANAIAIGLGNAHSLAVRNNGAALSWGYNASGQLGDGTSTARSTPGLVSGLTGITSISGNLSTSLAVRNDGTAWAWGYNGSGQLGDGTTTNRAAPVQVTGLSGVTAVAAGGAHSLALRSDGSVWAWGSNGSGQLGDGTTTNRFTAVQVSGLTNITAIAAGNSHSLARRGDGTVWAWGTNTSGQLGNGATVDRLTPVQVLNLANATAVAAGSSISLALRNDGTAWAWGNNSSGQLGDGTTSNRTSPVQVVGLTNLTAISVGDSHSLARRNDGTAWAWGNNSSGKLGTGTVLNRLSPVQTPLP
- a CDS encoding RCC1 domain-containing protein, with amino-acid sequence MLQCLARFLTVEENRAWREDQRQSYHTLAVRSDGTLWSWGRNTEGQLGVAFVRASPVFIPLP
- a CDS encoding M43 family zinc metalloprotease, with translation MNEELSPGRLRVEVSRTLHLAEVGLEPLSFSPGKMHSLMRILEMSRTHPAGGSPDALEVPVIFAGCLLEKEPLFHVRHRPLGRVTHIPGGFNTAESADGIFLAGTHCDPRGSRFNWPATTVARLLAHELGHFLGLYHSIEQDGTEDALSDTGKDNAMHFNPLMSTARGFSPSQFQVMRRHPMVTAPAVH
- a CDS encoding siderophore-interacting protein, with amino-acid sequence MTSAKAVLGGVLGRFIFREATVSLVEPLGARFRRLVLSSPALRGVSWTPGDKLQVFLPEAGTRAYTPTRWDSDAGETELLIYLHGDGPGTAWASSVQAGARVQVFGPRGSLVVGERTPGVIFGDETSVGLVRAHGSNGASVLEVTDARAVREVLDGLGCRATTLVERAPQDGHLGELVSALEGAVRTAPHQRLVLSGRAAAIQEVRKGLKARGVSLSEAKTKAYWAPGKVGLD
- a CDS encoding TetR/AcrR family transcriptional regulator, whose protein sequence is MTSKRMSKEQRRSQLLETASEIIRTEGTDALTLARVAERAGVTKPIAYEHFGTRSGLLIALFQAYDDRQTEAMRAALKSSGRSLEEVASIISSAYVDWEVAAGPEYGAIAAALSATEEMEEHLRACRDTFIAECRKAFAPFVKLPPQRNHAVLIGIIGAAEALSRAAATGRISRAEAATTLSRLMVGALRENAAAQATGSGR
- a CDS encoding NAD-dependent epimerase/dehydratase family protein; translation: MSTNMKQKPVLIIGGSGVVGSRAARALRWLQPKLPITIGARDQLKANALARELGGADAVKIDLERQDLGLPPGAAYSAVVTLLKDDSLRSMKYAQAQGVPYISFSDFVFDIGPAVAHYIHKPASAPVLFLGHFLGGTVTLATLHFAREFRKLHSIEISAVFDEEDVGGPAAQGDMERVAKGVPNPLILEDGKWIWAHGDDAVRGFKGVDGTQWQGRAYPLLDVPSLAAATDARSIRLDFALRPAASRPRGQGISHEVIIELTGEKQDGTTGRVRHELVDGDAHSGLSARGVALAVERLLGLAGGPPVAPGLYNPEGLLDPAYVIERLRESGTRIQRA